In a single window of the Agrobacterium fabrum str. C58 genome:
- a CDS encoding M20 aminoacylase family protein, which translates to MTRQTANIASFANHMPDVVAIRRHLHRHPEIGLSEFKTSDFIAEQLVEMGYEVTRGLAGTGIVATLRNGDSTRALGIRADIDALPIHEETGADYASTHQGVMHACGHDGHTAMLLGAAKIIAERRNFDGTLHLIFQPAEENFGGARIMIEDGLFERFPCDAVFALHNDPGLPFGQFVLRDGPILAAVDECKITVRGYGGHGAEPQDAADPIVAGASIIMALQTVVSRNIHPQLSAVVTVGAFHAGMASNVIPETAEMLLTIRSFDPGVRDELEKRIRAIAEGQAASYGMSVTIDYERGYNATVNHKAETDYVADLARRFAGPEKVLEMKRPSMGAEDFAYMLEKRPGCYFFLGTARTDNDPPLHHPKFDFNDEILPIGTTFWVDLAEDYLKAR; encoded by the coding sequence ATGACCAGACAGACCGCAAACATCGCCTCCTTTGCCAACCATATGCCAGACGTGGTGGCGATCCGCCGCCATCTGCACCGCCACCCCGAGATCGGTCTTTCGGAATTCAAGACGTCGGATTTCATTGCCGAACAGCTGGTGGAAATGGGCTACGAGGTGACGCGCGGGCTTGCCGGGACCGGCATCGTCGCGACGCTCCGAAACGGTGACAGCACCCGCGCGCTCGGCATTCGCGCCGACATCGACGCACTGCCGATCCACGAGGAAACCGGGGCGGACTATGCCAGCACCCATCAGGGCGTCATGCACGCCTGCGGTCACGATGGCCACACGGCCATGCTGCTCGGAGCGGCGAAGATCATCGCCGAACGCAGGAATTTCGATGGCACCCTGCATCTGATTTTCCAGCCGGCCGAGGAAAATTTCGGCGGCGCCCGCATCATGATCGAAGACGGCCTGTTCGAGCGCTTCCCGTGCGATGCAGTCTTTGCCCTGCATAATGATCCCGGCCTGCCCTTCGGACAATTCGTGCTGCGCGACGGGCCGATCCTTGCCGCCGTCGACGAATGCAAAATCACTGTCAGAGGTTATGGCGGCCACGGCGCCGAACCGCAGGATGCGGCCGATCCCATCGTTGCCGGCGCGAGCATCATCATGGCGTTGCAGACGGTGGTGTCCCGCAATATCCACCCGCAACTGTCGGCGGTCGTGACCGTTGGCGCATTCCATGCTGGCATGGCGAGCAACGTCATTCCCGAAACGGCAGAGATGTTGCTGACCATCCGCTCCTTCGATCCGGGCGTGCGCGACGAGCTGGAAAAGCGTATCCGGGCCATCGCCGAAGGCCAGGCAGCAAGCTACGGCATGAGCGTCACCATCGATTACGAGCGCGGTTATAACGCAACCGTCAATCACAAGGCGGAGACGGATTATGTCGCCGATCTCGCCCGTCGTTTTGCCGGACCGGAGAAGGTTCTGGAAATGAAGCGTCCATCAATGGGCGCGGAAGACTTCGCCTATATGCTGGAAAAGCGGCCGGGCTGCTATTTCTTCCTCGGCACCGCGCGCACCGATAACGATCCGCCACTGCACCATCCGAAATTCGATTTCAACGACGAGATTCTACCGATCGGAACCACCTTCTGGGTGGATCTGGCGGAGGACTATCTGAAGGCGCGATAA
- a CDS encoding NAD(P)/FAD-dependent oxidoreductase: MTDIDAIIIGAGVIGLATARELSMHGLSVIILESETEFGSATSSRNSEVIHAGLYYPAGSLKARLCVEGRQRLYDFCESHGVAHRHCGKLIVATSDDETPLLVALGAKGKANGCDDLELIDQRHALSLEPALACSSALLSPSTGIIDSHGYMLALLGEAQDHGAALALNAPFERAEAIGDGFRVHVGGKEPVSLTCRLLVNSAGLVAPMVAAMIEGLPSVAIPQARFAKGSYFSLTGKSPFSRLIYPAPHTHGLGVHLTLDLAGQARFGPDVEWVDTIDYAVDPRRMEGFGDAIRRYWPGLPEHTLAPAYSGIRPKISGPDEPAMDFRIDGPETHGFPGLVNLFGIESPGLTASLAIAGEIAARLEA; this comes from the coding sequence ATGACTGACATCGACGCTATCATCATCGGAGCGGGCGTGATCGGGCTTGCGACGGCCCGCGAATTGTCGATGCACGGCCTTTCCGTTATCATTCTGGAAAGCGAAACGGAATTCGGTTCGGCCACTTCGTCCCGCAATAGCGAAGTCATCCATGCGGGGCTTTATTATCCAGCCGGAAGCCTCAAGGCGAGGCTCTGTGTCGAGGGCAGGCAGCGGCTTTATGACTTTTGCGAGAGCCACGGCGTTGCGCACCGCCATTGCGGTAAACTCATCGTCGCCACGAGCGATGACGAAACGCCCTTGCTCGTTGCCCTCGGCGCAAAAGGCAAAGCCAATGGCTGCGACGATCTGGAGCTGATCGACCAACGACACGCGCTTTCGCTCGAGCCTGCCCTTGCCTGCAGCTCAGCCCTGCTCTCACCCTCGACGGGCATCATCGACAGCCACGGCTATATGCTGGCGCTGCTTGGTGAGGCACAAGACCATGGCGCAGCCCTTGCGCTCAACGCACCGTTCGAACGGGCGGAAGCGATCGGCGACGGTTTCCGGGTTCATGTCGGCGGAAAAGAACCTGTCAGCCTTACATGCCGGCTGCTCGTCAATTCCGCCGGGCTAGTCGCGCCGATGGTGGCAGCCATGATCGAGGGACTGCCGTCAGTGGCGATCCCGCAGGCACGTTTCGCCAAGGGCAGCTATTTCTCGCTGACAGGCAAATCGCCTTTTTCGCGGTTAATCTATCCTGCACCGCACACCCACGGCCTTGGTGTGCACCTGACTTTGGATCTCGCCGGTCAGGCCCGGTTCGGGCCCGATGTGGAATGGGTTGATACCATCGACTATGCCGTCGATCCCCGCCGCATGGAGGGTTTCGGCGACGCCATAAGGCGTTATTGGCCGGGCCTGCCGGAACACACGCTGGCCCCTGCCTATTCCGGTATCCGTCCGAAGATTTCCGGGCCGGACGAACCAGCCATGGACTTTCGCATCGATGGGCCGGAAACCCATGGTTTTCCCGGCCTCGTCAATCTGTTCGGAATAGAAAGTCCCGGCCTGACCGCGTCTCTGGCGATTGCCGGCGAGATCGCCGCACGGTTGGAGGCCTGA
- a CDS encoding GH36-type glycosyl hydrolase domain-containing protein, which yields MSFHITPTAAARDSETKQIDHNDSIRASYMTIEELHDAGAALSRDGADSLPGFMEFDFFERHRENEKEILRVYRTTAVDAENGATITPAAEWLLDNHYVIEEAIQEVRRDFPRKFYRQLPTMTVGGVTIPRVMALGWLYVAHTHSTVSRENMTALVDGYQTSQTLQIGELWALPSIIRFVLIENLRRISIRVERSRRMRQKANEVVDEIIRLNDAEASAALLKQVDSLVDDPTFATQFLYRLRNGSQTSGFAVAWLEERLHAAGTDAENVMMSEHNRLASGNVTMGNIVKSLREIDDTEWSVWFEEVSHIDKVLREETDYEILDFGSRNTYRNTIELLARRSPRTEVEVARAAVEMARSDLPAGADENHRVNVGSVLVGQRRFELEKALGYRPLASQHIVRSMRKFNWLAIAAPVLLITAVAMLAVGWFLAKAGMPWYVVTAFLLMFALPASEGATGLFNTLVTFFVKPFRLVGYEFKNGIPEDARTLVAVPCMLTSRDSVDEMMRNIEVHYLANPHGEIYFSLVSDWRDAPYEQSDEDLEILDYAKRELAALNSRYAFDGKTRFYLLHRRRIYNSAEECWMGWERKRGKLHELNMLLRGDKDTTFLGGANIVPADVKYVMTLDADTRLMRDAVTKLVGKMHHPINRPKIDPVSGRVVEGYGLLQPRVTPSLTTGKDASVFQRVFSINRGIDPYVFTVSDVYQDLTSEGTFTGKGLYDVDAFEAALKGRIEENSILSHDLLEGSFARCALVTDVELVEDFPTRYEVEVSRQHRWARGDWQLLPFIIDRARGVTAIGRWKMVDNLRRSLTPIAWFFASILGWYFMDPLGALIWQILLIFSLFVAPTLSLLSGLVPRSTDIVPQAHFHTIWSEIRATNAQVALRIVFIADAACMMTDAIVRSLYRLLVSHKLMLEWRTAASMQSSAQGSIVDYYRQMWHAPVVAMLGLLFAALPGDNAFLIGIPFTLLWVLSPAVAWYVSQSAETEDRLFVSEHVSFELRKIARRTWRYYEAFVTPQENHLPPDNFQETPEPIVASRTSPTNIGVYLLSVISARQFGWISFADTLERIENTIQTVEKMEKHRGHLYNWYHTDTLQTLGPRYVSAVDSGNLAGHLIAVSSACRDWAEAPSAHLQGNLDGIGDVAGILRETLKALPDNRKTLRPLHRRLEERIIGFSNALASVKREHEFASIRVINLAVLARDIQKLATNVDHEVKSAQSAEVTRWAQLLVESCEAHISDSAIDLTNMEPLRQRLASLRDRSRNLAFSMDFTFLYRKDRRLLSIGYRVESKELDEACYDLLASECRLTSLFAIAKGDLPTEHWYRLGRQVVPIGAQGALVSWSGSMFEYLMPPLVMQERQGGILNQTNNLIVKEQMNHGRRLGTPWGISEAAFNARDHNMNYQYTNFGVPTLGLKRGLGQNAVIAPYASILASQYDPDGALENLDKLRKLGALGQYGFHDAVDFTPTRVPDGKVCAVVYNYYAHHHGMSIAAVANVAFDGVLRELFHSDPVIEAAELLLQEKAPREVPVMSAKYEPETPGKEQADLLRAEVRSIADPAVRDREVVFLSNGHYSTMLTSTGAGYSKWNGQAISRWKADPTDDRWGTFIFLRDTTNGQWWSATAEPRVIEGEKTKTIFTDDKAEFHKTIGDLQSVVECIVATEHDAEGRRITLLNVGSEDRYIEVTSYMEPVIASEDDDNAHPLFSRMFVQTEIGRRGDVIRAWRNRRSQNEPGTVIAHLAADNAGPSRPTEFETDRAKFIGRGRSLREAAAFDAGATLSSSDGFTLDPILSLRRTVRVPAGKKVSVIFWTIAAPSREEVDKAIDRYRHPDAFAHELVHAWTRTQVQMRHVGVTSQQAAAFQHLGRYLTYPDMHLRADSETLKTGLASQRALWPLAISGDFPIFSLRINDDMDMDIAREALSAHEYLRSRGVIFDLVIVNERAASYAQDMQHALDHISETQRRINPADGGRPHVFSVRRDLMDEETWSALLAASRVVLHVRNGKIVDQINRAVSLFAANRGPDGSSDAAQARLPVPAFPVAEPVEDAGDLDFWNGFGGFAKNGQEYVVRLNGGQSTPHPWINVISNENFGFHISAEGAGFSWSRNSRDYQLTPWTNDPVINRPGEAFYVADVETGKLYTPCAALSRDPEAMFETRHGLGYSILTGVADTLEVELTQTVDREKPVKFSQVIVRNKGSKSRRLKVYAYVEWVLGNNGQKSAPFILSRHDAGSNAIFASNPYSIDYSARTSFLTLDSEASGFTTSRREFIGRFGSAQAPQGIVAGAALSGTTEVDGDPCAALMQEIHLKPGEERHMTFILGDADNAEEAEALVKDVRQADFLSVLEESKKFWTGFTGQLQVSTPDAGFNHMVNNWLPYQALACRILARTAFYQSSGAFGFRDQLQDTLAFLLYQPDLARTQILRAAGRQFPEGDVQHWWLPLTGAGVRTTISDDVVWLAYAINQYVSATGDAAILDESIPFLKGPALMPGQHDAFFQPETSERSATLYEHAALALDLAIHRTGENGLPLILGGDWNDGMNRVGVGGKGTSVWLGWFLAGALRDFIEIAEKRGDTDRVGKWASHREKLRHVLETAGWDGSYYRRGYFDDGTPLGSASSEECQIDSLGQSWSVLSGEGEEGRSRQAMDAVMEHLVDEKTGIIRLFTPPFSRASHDPGYIKGYPPGVRENGGQYTHAATWVVLALAKQGRAQEAWNCFKLLNPVNHALDAASSETYRVEPYVVTADVYGEGAYAGRGGWSWYTGSAGWLYRAAVEGILGITRTDGKLHVSPSLPEDWSGFSIRITLDGKARDIAVSRKAGTADVSVSVDGKDLAAGDGVIPFD from the coding sequence ATGTCATTTCATATCACCCCGACCGCCGCCGCCCGTGATTCCGAGACGAAGCAGATCGATCACAACGATTCGATCCGTGCGTCCTATATGACGATCGAGGAACTGCATGATGCCGGTGCCGCGCTTTCCCGCGACGGTGCCGACAGTCTTCCCGGCTTCATGGAATTCGATTTCTTCGAGCGTCACCGCGAGAACGAAAAGGAAATCCTGCGGGTTTACCGCACGACGGCCGTCGACGCCGAAAATGGTGCAACGATCACGCCGGCGGCGGAATGGCTGCTCGACAACCACTACGTCATCGAAGAGGCGATTCAGGAAGTACGGCGCGATTTTCCGCGCAAATTCTATCGCCAGCTGCCGACGATGACAGTGGGCGGCGTGACCATTCCGCGCGTCATGGCGCTCGGCTGGCTGTATGTCGCGCATACCCACAGCACGGTTTCGCGTGAGAACATGACGGCGCTGGTGGATGGATACCAGACTTCGCAAACGCTGCAGATCGGCGAATTGTGGGCACTGCCCTCCATCATCCGCTTCGTCCTCATCGAAAATCTTCGCCGTATCTCCATCCGCGTCGAGCGCTCGCGCCGTATGCGCCAGAAGGCGAATGAGGTCGTCGACGAGATCATCCGGCTGAACGATGCCGAAGCGTCGGCCGCACTTCTGAAACAGGTCGATTCGCTGGTCGATGATCCGACCTTTGCGACGCAGTTCCTTTATCGTCTGCGTAACGGTTCGCAGACATCGGGCTTCGCTGTTGCCTGGCTCGAAGAGCGCCTGCATGCCGCCGGCACCGATGCCGAAAACGTCATGATGTCGGAACATAACCGCCTGGCGTCCGGCAATGTGACGATGGGCAACATCGTCAAGAGCCTGCGTGAAATCGACGATACCGAATGGTCGGTGTGGTTCGAGGAAGTCAGCCATATCGACAAGGTCCTGCGCGAGGAAACCGACTACGAGATTCTCGATTTCGGTTCGCGCAATACCTATCGTAACACGATCGAACTTCTGGCCCGCCGCTCACCCAGGACCGAAGTTGAGGTGGCGCGTGCCGCCGTCGAAATGGCGCGGTCCGATCTGCCGGCAGGCGCTGACGAGAACCATCGCGTCAATGTCGGTTCGGTGCTCGTCGGTCAGCGCCGCTTCGAGCTTGAAAAGGCGCTGGGGTATCGGCCGCTCGCATCGCAGCACATCGTCCGCTCGATGCGCAAGTTCAACTGGCTCGCCATCGCCGCGCCGGTGCTTCTCATCACGGCGGTCGCCATGCTCGCGGTCGGCTGGTTCCTCGCAAAGGCGGGCATGCCCTGGTATGTCGTCACTGCCTTCCTGCTGATGTTCGCATTGCCGGCATCCGAAGGCGCGACCGGCCTCTTCAACACGCTCGTCACCTTCTTCGTGAAGCCGTTCCGGCTCGTCGGATACGAATTCAAGAACGGCATCCCTGAGGACGCCCGCACATTGGTCGCCGTGCCCTGCATGCTGACCAGCCGCGACAGCGTCGACGAGATGATGCGCAATATCGAGGTGCATTATCTCGCTAATCCGCATGGAGAGATCTATTTTTCGCTCGTCAGCGACTGGCGCGATGCGCCATACGAGCAGTCCGATGAGGATCTCGAAATCCTCGACTATGCCAAGCGCGAGCTTGCGGCTCTGAACAGCCGTTATGCCTTTGACGGCAAGACACGTTTTTACCTGCTGCATCGCCGCCGTATCTATAATTCGGCCGAAGAGTGCTGGATGGGCTGGGAGCGCAAGCGCGGCAAGTTGCATGAGCTGAACATGCTGTTGCGCGGCGACAAGGATACGACCTTCCTCGGCGGGGCGAATATCGTGCCGGCCGATGTCAAATATGTCATGACCCTTGATGCCGATACGCGCCTGATGCGCGACGCGGTGACCAAGCTCGTCGGCAAAATGCACCACCCGATTAACCGCCCCAAGATCGACCCGGTTTCCGGTCGTGTCGTGGAAGGTTACGGCCTGTTGCAGCCGCGTGTTACACCTTCGCTGACAACAGGCAAGGACGCTTCCGTCTTCCAACGCGTCTTTTCGATCAATCGCGGTATCGATCCTTATGTCTTCACCGTTTCCGACGTCTACCAGGATTTGACCTCCGAAGGTACCTTCACGGGTAAGGGTCTTTATGACGTGGATGCCTTCGAAGCGGCGCTGAAGGGCCGGATCGAAGAAAACTCCATCCTCAGCCACGATCTGCTCGAAGGCTCCTTCGCGCGTTGCGCGCTGGTGACCGATGTGGAACTGGTCGAGGATTTCCCGACCCGCTACGAGGTGGAAGTCTCGCGCCAGCATCGCTGGGCGCGTGGTGACTGGCAGTTGCTCCCCTTCATCATTGACCGTGCCCGTGGCGTTACCGCCATCGGCCGCTGGAAGATGGTCGACAATCTGCGTCGCTCGCTGACGCCGATCGCCTGGTTCTTCGCCTCGATCCTCGGCTGGTATTTCATGGATCCGCTCGGCGCGCTGATCTGGCAGATCCTGCTGATCTTCTCGCTGTTTGTCGCACCCACGCTCTCGTTGCTCTCCGGCCTTGTGCCGCGCTCCACCGACATCGTACCGCAGGCGCATTTCCACACCATCTGGTCGGAAATCCGCGCCACCAATGCGCAGGTTGCGTTGCGTATCGTCTTCATTGCCGATGCCGCCTGCATGATGACGGATGCGATTGTGCGTTCGCTTTATCGCCTGCTCGTCAGCCACAAGCTGATGCTGGAATGGCGCACGGCCGCCAGCATGCAGTCCAGCGCACAGGGCAGCATCGTCGATTATTATCGCCAGATGTGGCATGCGCCTGTCGTGGCCATGCTCGGCCTGCTGTTTGCAGCGCTGCCGGGCGACAATGCCTTCCTGATTGGCATTCCCTTTACGCTGCTCTGGGTTCTGTCTCCGGCCGTTGCCTGGTATGTCAGCCAGTCGGCGGAAACCGAAGACCGGCTGTTCGTTTCCGAACACGTTTCCTTCGAACTGCGCAAGATCGCCCGCCGCACCTGGCGTTATTACGAGGCTTTCGTCACGCCGCAGGAAAACCACCTGCCGCCGGACAATTTCCAGGAAACGCCGGAGCCGATCGTTGCTTCGCGCACCTCGCCCACCAATATCGGCGTCTATCTGCTCTCCGTCATCTCGGCGCGCCAGTTCGGCTGGATCAGCTTTGCCGATACGCTGGAGCGGATCGAAAACACGATCCAGACCGTCGAAAAGATGGAGAAGCATCGTGGCCATCTCTACAACTGGTATCACACCGACACTTTGCAGACGCTTGGACCGCGTTATGTTTCGGCCGTGGACAGCGGCAACCTCGCCGGCCACCTGATTGCGGTTTCGTCCGCCTGCCGTGACTGGGCGGAAGCGCCGTCAGCCCATCTTCAGGGCAATCTGGATGGTATCGGTGATGTCGCCGGTATTCTGCGCGAAACGCTGAAAGCCCTGCCTGATAACCGCAAGACCCTGCGTCCGCTGCATCGCCGTCTCGAAGAGCGCATCATCGGCTTTTCCAATGCGCTGGCCTCCGTCAAGCGCGAGCATGAATTCGCCTCGATCCGCGTCATCAATCTTGCGGTGCTGGCACGCGATATCCAGAAGCTCGCAACCAATGTCGATCATGAGGTGAAGTCCGCGCAGAGCGCGGAAGTGACCCGCTGGGCGCAATTGCTGGTGGAATCCTGCGAGGCGCATATCTCCGACAGCGCCATCGACCTCACCAATATGGAACCGCTGCGCCAGCGTCTGGCATCGCTGCGTGACCGCAGCCGCAATCTCGCCTTCTCGATGGACTTCACGTTCCTTTACCGCAAGGATCGTCGTCTTCTGTCGATCGGCTATCGCGTCGAAAGCAAGGAGCTGGACGAGGCCTGCTATGACCTTCTGGCCTCCGAATGCCGCCTGACCAGTCTGTTTGCCATCGCCAAGGGCGATCTACCGACCGAGCACTGGTACCGTCTCGGCCGCCAGGTCGTGCCGATCGGTGCGCAGGGTGCCTTGGTCTCCTGGTCGGGCTCGATGTTCGAATATCTGATGCCGCCGCTGGTCATGCAGGAGCGTCAGGGCGGCATCCTCAATCAGACCAACAATTTGATCGTCAAGGAACAGATGAACCACGGCCGCCGTCTCGGCACGCCTTGGGGCATTTCCGAAGCGGCATTCAACGCCCGCGATCACAACATGAACTACCAGTACACCAACTTCGGCGTACCGACGCTTGGCCTCAAGCGCGGCCTCGGCCAGAATGCGGTGATCGCGCCTTACGCCTCGATCCTCGCCAGCCAGTATGACCCTGACGGTGCATTGGAAAACCTCGACAAGCTGCGCAAGCTTGGCGCGCTTGGCCAGTATGGTTTCCACGATGCGGTGGACTTCACGCCGACACGCGTGCCTGACGGCAAGGTCTGCGCGGTGGTTTACAACTATTATGCCCACCACCATGGCATGTCGATTGCGGCCGTCGCCAACGTTGCCTTTGATGGCGTGTTACGCGAACTCTTCCACTCAGATCCGGTGATCGAGGCGGCCGAGCTGCTGCTGCAGGAAAAGGCACCGCGCGAAGTGCCGGTCATGAGCGCCAAATACGAGCCGGAAACCCCCGGCAAGGAACAGGCCGACCTCTTGCGTGCGGAAGTGCGCTCCATTGCCGATCCGGCGGTGCGCGACCGCGAAGTGGTGTTCCTCTCGAACGGACATTATTCGACCATGCTCACCTCGACGGGTGCCGGTTATTCGAAGTGGAACGGACAGGCGATTTCCCGCTGGAAGGCGGATCCGACCGACGATCGGTGGGGTACCTTCATCTTCCTGCGCGACACCACCAATGGACAATGGTGGAGTGCGACGGCGGAGCCGCGTGTCATCGAGGGTGAAAAGACCAAGACGATCTTCACCGACGACAAGGCCGAGTTCCACAAGACTATCGGTGATCTGCAGAGCGTGGTCGAGTGTATCGTCGCCACCGAGCATGACGCCGAAGGCCGCCGTATCACCCTGCTGAACGTCGGTTCCGAGGATCGCTACATCGAAGTGACCTCCTATATGGAGCCGGTCATCGCGTCTGAGGATGATGACAACGCTCATCCCCTCTTCTCACGCATGTTCGTGCAGACGGAAATCGGCCGCCGCGGTGACGTCATCCGCGCCTGGCGCAACCGCCGCAGCCAGAACGAGCCCGGCACCGTCATCGCGCATCTGGCCGCCGACAATGCCGGCCCGTCGCGCCCGACTGAGTTCGAAACGGATCGCGCCAAGTTCATTGGTCGCGGACGCTCGTTGCGCGAAGCGGCGGCATTCGATGCCGGTGCGACGCTCTCCAGCTCCGACGGTTTCACGCTGGATCCGATCCTGTCGCTGCGGCGCACCGTGCGCGTGCCGGCGGGCAAGAAGGTGAGTGTAATCTTCTGGACGATCGCCGCGCCGAGCCGCGAGGAAGTCGACAAGGCGATCGACCGTTACCGTCATCCGGATGCTTTCGCCCATGAACTCGTGCATGCCTGGACGCGCACGCAGGTGCAGATGCGCCATGTGGGCGTCACCTCGCAGCAGGCAGCCGCTTTCCAGCATCTCGGTCGTTATCTGACCTATCCCGACATGCATCTGCGTGCGGATTCGGAAACGCTGAAAACGGGCCTCGCCTCGCAGCGCGCTTTGTGGCCGCTTGCTATTTCGGGCGATTTCCCGATCTTCAGCCTGCGCATCAATGACGACATGGACATGGATATCGCCCGTGAGGCGCTGAGCGCCCACGAATATCTGCGTTCGCGCGGCGTGATCTTCGATCTCGTCATCGTCAACGAACGGGCTGCATCTTATGCACAGGACATGCAGCATGCGCTCGATCATATTTCCGAGACGCAACGTCGCATCAATCCTGCCGATGGCGGTCGCCCACACGTCTTCTCCGTGCGGCGAGATTTGATGGATGAAGAGACATGGAGTGCGCTTCTCGCCGCTTCCCGCGTCGTCCTGCATGTGCGCAACGGCAAGATTGTCGATCAGATCAACCGCGCGGTCTCGCTGTTTGCGGCCAATCGCGGTCCTGACGGCTCCTCTGATGCTGCGCAGGCCCGTCTGCCCGTGCCGGCCTTCCCGGTTGCGGAACCGGTAGAGGATGCGGGCGATCTCGATTTCTGGAACGGTTTCGGCGGCTTCGCCAAGAACGGCCAGGAATATGTGGTGCGCCTGAATGGCGGGCAGTCTACGCCGCATCCATGGATCAACGTTATCTCGAATGAGAATTTCGGCTTCCATATTTCGGCCGAAGGTGCCGGTTTCAGCTGGAGCCGCAATTCACGCGACTACCAGTTGACACCCTGGACCAATGACCCGGTCATCAACCGGCCGGGCGAGGCCTTCTATGTCGCCGATGTGGAAACAGGAAAGCTCTATACGCCCTGTGCCGCGCTGTCGCGCGATCCCGAAGCCATGTTCGAAACCCGTCATGGTCTCGGTTATTCGATCCTGACCGGCGTGGCGGATACGCTCGAAGTCGAGCTGACGCAGACCGTTGACCGTGAAAAACCGGTCAAGTTCTCGCAGGTCATCGTCCGCAACAAGGGTTCGAAAAGTCGCCGTCTGAAGGTCTATGCCTATGTGGAGTGGGTGCTTGGCAATAACGGCCAGAAATCCGCGCCGTTCATCCTGAGCCGGCATGATGCTGGCAGCAACGCGATCTTCGCCTCGAACCCCTACAGCATCGACTATAGCGCCCGCACCTCGTTCCTGACTCTCGATAGCGAGGCAAGCGGCTTTACCACCAGCCGCCGGGAATTCATCGGCCGCTTCGGTTCGGCGCAGGCCCCGCAGGGCATCGTTGCCGGTGCGGCGCTGAGCGGCACCACCGAGGTCGATGGTGATCCCTGTGCCGCACTGATGCAGGAAATCCACCTGAAGCCGGGCGAAGAACGGCACATGACCTTCATTCTCGGCGATGCCGACAATGCGGAAGAGGCTGAGGCGCTGGTGAAAGATGTTCGCCAGGCGGACTTCCTGTCTGTTCTGGAAGAAAGCAAGAAATTCTGGACGGGCTTTACCGGCCAGTTGCAGGTCTCCACGCCCGATGCCGGCTTCAACCACATGGTCAATAACTGGCTGCCCTATCAGGCGCTGGCCTGCCGCATTCTGGCGCGCACCGCCTTTTACCAGTCGAGCGGCGCCTTCGGCTTCCGTGATCAGTTGCAGGACACGCTGGCTTTCCTGCTCTATCAGCCGGATCTCGCCCGCACGCAGATCCTGCGCGCGGCAGGCCGCCAGTTCCCGGAAGGCGATGTGCAGCACTGGTGGTTGCCACTGACGGGTGCCGGTGTCCGCACGACCATCTCCGATGACGTGGTCTGGCTCGCTTATGCGATCAACCAATATGTGTCGGCCACGGGCGATGCCGCCATCCTCGATGAAAGCATTCCTTTCCTCAAAGGGCCGGCATTGATGCCAGGTCAGCACGATGCTTTCTTCCAGCCGGAAACGAGTGAGAGATCTGCCACGCTTTACGAACATGCGGCGCTGGCGCTCGATCTTGCTATCCATCGCACCGGGGAGAACGGTCTGCCGCTGATTCTCGGCGGCGACTGGAACGACGGCATGAACCGTGTCGGCGTTGGCGGCAAGGGCACGAGCGTCTGGCTCGGCTGGTTCCTGGCCGGTGCGCTTCGTGATTTCATCGAGATCGCCGAGAAGCGCGGCGATACCGACCGGGTCGGGAAATGGGCCTCGCACCGGGAAAAGCTGCGCCATGTTCTCGAAACAGCCGGCTGGGATGGCAGCTATTACCGTCGCGGTTATTTCGATGACGGCACGCCGCTTGGTTCGGCCAGCAGCGAGGAATGCCAGATCGATTCGCTCGGCCAGAGCTGGAGCGTTCTCTCCGGCGAGGGCGAGGAAGGCCGGTCACGCCAGGCGATGGATGCCGTCATGGAGCATCTGGTCGATGAAAAGACCGGTATCATCCGGCTGTTCACACCGCCCTTCTCGCGTGCGTCGCACGATCCGGGTTACATCAAGGGATATCCGCCGGGTGTGCGGGAAAACGGCGGACAATATACCCATGCGGCGACCTGGGTGGTTCTTGCGCTTGCCAAGCAGGGCCGCGCGCAGGAGGCGTGGAACTGCTTCAAGCTGCTCAACCCGGTCAACCATGCGCTGGATGCGGCATCGTCGGAAACCTATCGGGTCGAACCCTATGTGGTGACCGCCGATGTTTACGGTGAAGGCGCCTATGCCGGCCGTGGCGGGTGGAGCTGGTACACTGGTTCTGCCGGTTGGCTCTATCGTGCCGCTGTCGAGGGTATTCTCGGCATCACCCGTACCGACGGCAAGCTTCATGTTTCGCCGTCGCTTCCGGAAGACTGGAGCGGTTTCTCGATCAGAATTACGCTCGACGGCAAGGCAAGAGACATCGCCGTCAGCCGGAAGGCTGGCACGGCGGACGTCTCCGTGTCCGTCGATGGTAAGGATCTGGCGGCCGGTGATGGGGTTATACCCTTCGACTGA